The following DNA comes from Legionella sp. PATHC032.
CAGGTCCATTCTATAACCTATGGGACTGATCCTAAAAACTATATACGCGGTTTTATCCTCAGTATGGTTGAGTCAGCTGAGGATATAAAAAATGGAATTAATCTGGTTAAACAAGTTTTTAAAAGCTATGCCCTGCCGGTTGTGCCCTTGTTTGAAAATCAACTTGCCCTCGATAACGCAGATACAATATTGAATAATTCAATCACTGAGGATATCAGACAAAAACATCTTAGACAGTGGGATGGAAACTATGAAGTCATGCTGGGTTATTCCGATTCGTCTAAAGAAAACGGTGTACTGCCCTCTCGACTCATGATTGCGAAAAGCTTAAGAAGCATTCAGGCGACACTTGAAAATAAAAACCTTCGACCCATCTTTTTTCATGGTTCAGGTGGCAGTATTGAGCGAGGTGGTGGTGATATCAAAGAGCAAACTGCTTCCTGGTCGAAGGAAATGATGTCTAATTATAAGGCAACTGTACAGGGCGAAATGGTTGCAAGACTCTTTGGTTCGAGTTCTATACTCAAAAGTCAGATTGATAAATTCCTTGATATCTATTTGCAAAAAGATAAAAACACTGATAATGGTTACCCTGAGGAGCTGTCGTTATTCTCTGCAAAGGTCAGTCAGAAATATAAAGCACTTCTGCAAAGCGACTGGTTTTGGCCTATGATTGAACAAGCCTCGCCCTATCATTTTTTGACCGAACTTAAGATTGGCTCTCGTCCAACCAAACGAAAATCAGGTCCTGATCAACGAAAGCTTCGTGCCATTCCATGGATCCTGTGTTGGACTCAAACACGACTTCTTTTCCCTACCTGGTGGGGTATAGGTTCTTCTTGGTCAGAGCTCAATGGCATTGAAAAAGACAAACTCAAGGTGCTCTATAAAGAAAATGCTCTTTTTGCAGCCTTTGTAAAACAATTAGGTGTCACCCTTTCCAAAGTTTATCTTCCTATCTGGGAACAGTACTTGTATCAATTGACTGGCTCTAATGAATACCTCAAGCCTTTTCAATCAGAACTGGAGTCAACCATACTATTCTTCCATCAAATTACAGATGAGAAAGATTTTTGTTTTCACCAACCTTGGCTTGGGGAAAGTATCCAATTAAGATCAACATTGATTCATCCCTTGAATCTTATTCAGATTGAAGCCATGAAAAGGAATGATTTACCTCTTTTAAGAAAAACAGTCACAGGCATTTCTTGTGGCATGTTGACGACAGGATGATGGGGTGAATAGAGTTATTAGTAACTACTCAGTAAACCATGTCATTTTTATTTATATTCGCTCATACTCTTATGGCAATGGGTATTATAGAACGCTACCGCTATAGTGCTGAAAGCTGGGCATCGAGGAATACTCTATTTGTATTACCGCCATTCATTAATTATATTTAGTATTTTAGGACGATGTAAATTTAATAATACGATAAATATTGCTCACTGAAAAAAGAATATTGATCGTGATAGCTCTAACCCTATTCACTTCTATCTACCCAAAAAAATTGATCTTACTTTGTAATTGTTGTATGAATTGATATTAGTCTTTAGGAGTTTATAGTGAAATTTTAAGGAGAAATAATGCATAATGGAATTAAATCAAATACATTTGGGTTTTTGGCCGCATCAGTAATACTGACTTGTACCTCTACACCGATTTTTGCAGAATGCCCGACTAATAGCCAAACTATTGGCGTGACAAAAATGAATGAACAACAATGGGAAGAAATTAATGATCATCACTCTCATCCCAAGCAAGCTATATTTTTTCATGATCATAAAAGTGGGTTAGTTAAGTTTAAAGCAGGCTATAAAAACCCCCCACATTATTATGAGAATGATCTTGCAGGCATAATAATTTCCGGGGAAATCGACTTCAAAGTAAATGGTAAAACAATAAACCTTGGTAAAGGAGACTATTTTACAATACCCGCTCGCACTTGTATTAGTTCCTTTTCAAAAAATGGCGCTACAATAGCCATGTTCGGACATAAACCTGGGTCTTATAAAAAAAATTAAATCACAATAATTTTAGATTATGCCTTGATTACACAGCAGCTGAATCAAGGCTTTCGATTGCATCATGAAGATAAATAATATCCCTTATTATGTCGTTACCCGTGTCGTGAATAGATTTTTTAAATATTAATATTATCTAATTTTTTAAATCTTCAAAATCTATTGCCAATGGTAGTTCTGCAGCAAAATCCAGATTTGATCTTTCACTCTACTCTCATGATGTTTATTTAAAAAGCCTTTTCAATCAGAACTGGAGTCAACCATCCTGTTCTTCTATCAAATAACAGGTGAGAAGATTTTTGTTTTCATCAATCCTGATTCATCCTTTAAATCTTATTCAGATTGAAGCCATGAAAAGGAATGATTTACCTCTTTTAAGAAAAACAGTCACAGGCATTTCTTGTGGCATGTTGATAACAGGATGATGGGGGGTAAACAGGGCGATTAATAAATCTAAAAATCAAAGCCAACCCCAACCCCATGTATAACAGACTAAATACAACTCTATATGATTTACAATGAATCATTTGCTGATATAATATGACCCTATTATTAACACAACACGTAGTTGTATCATGAAAACTCTTTGGCAAACAAATGCCTTTGGTGCTTTTTATACTCAGGCTCGCTTCCCGAGTCACAAGCTCATTCCTGACGCTTACCTTCCCTAAACCTTTGGTTGTACATCAACAACCCATTATTTTTTAACCCCAAATGCAAACGCTTTTCTGCATGACTTGCCACATAAGGCAATCTCTTTTTGTGCATCAGTCGTTGAGCCAAGTCCTGCAGATCATGAGTGTCAAGGCATAGTAATAAGGTAAACATCATGATTACAACAGAAATTCTATATATAAAAAATGAGTTGATTAAACGAATTAACGCTTGTTCTACTCAAGGCGACACTAGACTTGATTTATCATCGTTGGATCTCCATCGACTAAGTATTTATGGTCTGATAGAGGCGATGCAGAAAATCCCCAAAAGCATCACTACGCTTAATTTGAACGACAATGGCTTTTATCAACTAAGCGCTGAACAACTGACAGCAGTGCTGATCAGTATTCCAGAAAGCATCACCACGCTTA
Coding sequences within:
- a CDS encoding phosphoenolpyruvate carboxylase; the encoded protein is MKQDVSHLPRELSRMVFWSLTRLKKAIAEVYGKETYERIEQIRLSMQDTIGSESFALGKVLHNLQMELSKLDKKQLYQIAHGFSLMMELINTCENAYRIFRINQRKEQIYSDFPQGIHYVLTAHPTEARTNEFLKLFKEIRDYLVEVLKSPYLMNESHLDQMLKISLQINISYHEKPSVEDEAQYIYQYALHPLNIKLYHSFLEKGVPIQLRTWVGGDKDGHSGVNEKIMLKSLELSRSFFIAYIQECLKEVLGIIKLSTALNKNKFLADQIGQLVKKANNLKKIRPKDHEKVSAFKKELTAIRSNTVKFLNFESEQFSIISSIFHLYPALVMPIELREDSTVVKESLTSIKKTTIIKMLEQVHSITYGTDPKNYIRGFILSMVESAEDIKNGINLVKQVFKSYALPVVPLFENQLALDNADTILNNSITEDIRQKHLRQWDGNYEVMLGYSDSSKENGVLPSRLMIAKSLRSIQATLENKNLRPIFFHGSGGSIERGGGDIKEQTASWSKEMMSNYKATVQGEMVARLFGSSSILKSQIDKFLDIYLQKDKNTDNGYPEELSLFSAKVSQKYKALLQSDWFWPMIEQASPYHFLTELKIGSRPTKRKSGPDQRKLRAIPWILCWTQTRLLFPTWWGIGSSWSELNGIEKDKLKVLYKENALFAAFVKQLGVTLSKVYLPIWEQYLYQLTGSNEYLKPFQSELESTILFFHQITDEKDFCFHQPWLGESIQLRSTLIHPLNLIQIEAMKRNDLPLLRKTVTGISCGMLTTG
- a CDS encoding cupin domain-containing protein, with translation MHNGIKSNTFGFLAASVILTCTSTPIFAECPTNSQTIGVTKMNEQQWEEINDHHSHPKQAIFFHDHKSGLVKFKAGYKNPPHYYENDLAGIIISGEIDFKVNGKTINLGKGDYFTIPARTCISSFSKNGATIAMFGHKPGSYKKN